The DNA sequence TGCAAAGTTTACTACCGGAAGACGTTTATTGTCATGTACATACTGTACTAAAGAGAATGGTACACGAAGTTCTTTTGCTGCCTCGAATAATTCGTCTTCTCTCATGGAACCGATTCTTGCGATTTCCTGATTCATTTTTCTCATATGACGTACTGCCTGAACTACATCACCGGTTCCCGGTTCTCCCTTAGTACGAGTCATGGATGCACCTTCGTTGATTCTTCTTAATGCTTCTCCAAGGTCTTTTGCTCCGCAGACAAAAGGTACCTTAAACTTACTCTTATCAATGTGATATACATCATCTGCCGGAGAAAGCACTTCACTTTCATCAATATAGTCAATTTCAATTGCTTCCAGAATCTGTGCTTCTGCGAAATGTCCGATTCTACACTTTGCCATAACCGGAATGGATACTGCTTCCTGGATTCCCTTTATCATTGCTGGGTCACTCATTCTTGCCACACCGCCTGCTGCACGAATATCTGCTGGAATTCTCTCCAATGCCATAACAGCACATGCGCCTGCTTCTTCTGCAATTTTTGCCTGCTCCGGTGTAGTAACGTCCATGATAACGCCGCCCTTTAACATTTGTGCCAATTCTTTGTTCAATTCATATCTTTTCTGTTCCATTCTATTATTCTCCTTCTTTTTCTTTACAAATCCGATGTTCCCTATTATAATCAAAAGTGACCTTATTAAAATACCCATTTT is a window from the Roseburia sp. 499 genome containing:
- the pdxS gene encoding pyridoxal 5'-phosphate synthase lyase subunit PdxS, giving the protein MEQKRYELNKELAQMLKGGVIMDVTTPEQAKIAEEAGACAVMALERIPADIRAAGGVARMSDPAMIKGIQEAVSIPVMAKCRIGHFAEAQILEAIEIDYIDESEVLSPADDVYHIDKSKFKVPFVCGAKDLGEALRRINEGASMTRTKGEPGTGDVVQAVRHMRKMNQEIARIGSMREDELFEAAKELRVPFSLVQYVHDNKRLPVVNFAAGGVATPADAALMMQLGAEGVFVGSGIFKSGNPKKRAQAIVKAVTNFNDYKMLAELSEDLGEAMVGINEQEIELLMAKRGE